From Chiloscyllium punctatum isolate Juve2018m chromosome 39, sChiPun1.3, whole genome shotgun sequence, one genomic window encodes:
- the LOC140463948 gene encoding urotensin-2 receptor codes for MATEAAPPSWNLSTISNPNQTVSELLPPASLEELAVTCSIGTILSLMFLTGVAGNVYTLVLMCQSMRSAASMYIYIVSLALADLLYLSTIPFIVCTYFAKSWYFGDLGCRLLFSVDFLTMHASIFTLTVMSTERYLAVVKPLDTVKRSKSYRKAIAVVIWLVSLLLALPMLLIIRLMRSRGKNICAPTWSPHIFRIYMTVLFITSILAPGMIIGYLYIRLARTYWISQVTTLNDKQTKRSPNQKVLYMIFAIVLVFWACFLPFWVWQMIEYYQLPLSLSQDTRGHINYLMTCLTYSNSCINPFLYTLLTKNYKEYLGNQQRGFGNSSSFHGRNPRFQRSCRRSLSSSSQQYTESVTLSQISGSNNSTI; via the coding sequence atggCCACGGAAGCTGCTCCCCCTTCCTGGAACCTGAGCACCATCTCCAACCCCAACCAGACGGTGAGTGAGCTCCTGCCACCGGCCTCCCTGGAGGAGCTGGCGGTGACCTGCTCCATCGGGACCATCCTGTCGCTGATGTTTCTGACCGGGGTGGCAGGCAATGTGTACACCCTGGTGCTGATGTGCCAGTCCATGCGCTCCGCCGCCTCCATGTACATCTACATCGTGAGCCTGGCGCTGGCGGACCTGCTCTACCTCTCCACCATCCCCTTCATCGTCTGCACCTACTTCGCCAAGAGCTGGTACTTCGGAGACCTGGGCTGCCGGCTCCTGTTCAGCGTGGACTTCCTGACCATGCACGCCAGCATCTTCACCCTGACCGTGATGAGCACCGAGCGCTACCTGGCCGTGGTCAAGCCGCTGGACACGGTGAAGAGGTCGAAGAGTTACCGCAAGGCGATCGCGGTGGTGATCTGGCTGGTTTCTCTGTTGCTCGCCCTGCCCATGCTGCTCATCATCAGGTTAATGCGGAGCCGGGGTAAGAACATCTGCGCTCCCACTTGGAGCCCGCACATCTTCCGAATCTACATGACCGTGCTGTTCATCACCAGCATCCTAGCCCCGGGTATGATCATTGGTTACTTGTACATTCGCCTGGCCCGGACCTACTGGATCTCCCAGGTCACCACTTTGAACGACAAGCAGACCAAGCGCTCGCCCAACCAGAAGGTCCTCTACATGATCTTCGCCATCGTCCTGGTGTTCTGGGCTTGCTTCCTGCCTTTCTGGGTCTGGCAGATGATCGAGTACTACCAgctgcccctgtccctgtcccaggatACCCGGGGGCACATCAACTACCTGATGACCTGCCTGACCTACAGCAACAGCTGCATTAACCCTTTCCTGTACACGCTGCTCACCAAGAACTACAAGGAGTACCTCGGGAATCAGCAGCGGGGCTTCGGGAACAGCAGCTCGTTCCACGGTCGGAACCCCCGTTTCCAGCGCTCCTGCCGCCGCTCGCTCTCCTCCAGCAGTCAGCAGTACACCGAGTCCGTCACCCTCAGTCAGATCTCCGGCTCGAACAACAGCACCATCTAG